The sequence below is a genomic window from bacterium.
TTTTAATGCCATATATATAAACGGCGACTCAGTCGGGCCCACAATGTATTACGGCCAGGGTGCGGGGCAAATGCCCACGGCAAGCGCGGTCTGGAGTGATATCATGGAGATTGTTAATAAAAATTCAAATTTAAGAAACAGCAACATTTACTTTGAAAAAAATCCTAAAAATATTCAGGACATAAAAGACCTTTTGACGAAATATTATCTCAGGTTTACAACATTGGACCAGCCGGGGGTATTATCCAAGATATCGGGGATACTCGGAAATTTTAAAATCAGCATTGCGTCCGTAATGCAGAAAGAAAGGTCCGCAGGGAATAAGGTCCCGATAGTAATGCTTACGCATGAAGCATATGAAGCGGACATGCAAAAGGCATTAACCGAGATAAATAAGCTTGACATAATTAAAGACAAAACAATTTTAATCAGGGTGGAAAGGTAATAAACAATGTCATTTAGATGGCCGGGAATAATTGAAAAATTTCGTGAGTTTTTACCGGTAACAGAAAAAACACCGGTTGTAACGCTTCTGGAGGGAAATACGCCTTTAATTGAGGCTTGGAATCTCGTTAACTTATTGAATGCTAATTTCAAGTTGTTTCTTAAGTATGAGGGTTTAAATCCTACCGGTTCATTTAAGGATCGCGGTATGACCTTAGCCATTTCAAAGGCAAAAGAGAAAGGAATGAAATCGGTAATATGTGCTTCAACAGGGAATACCTCCGCGTCCGCGGCAGCTTATGCCGGCCGTGCAGGGTTGGAATCGGTTGTTTTAATCCCCCATGGCGCCGTGGCAATGGGGAAACTGGCGCAGGCTTTAATACATGGAGCAAAGGTCGTTGAAATCCGTGGCAATTTTGACGATGCCTTGAAACTTGTGAAAGAGATGTCGGAGAAATATCCTATTGAACTTGTCAATTCTTTAAATCCTTTCAGGATTGAAGGCCAGAAAACAGGCGCGTATGAAATATGCGATGTTTTAGAAACAGCTCCCGATTATCATTGCATACCGGTCGGAAATGCCGGAAATATTACTGCTTATTGGAAAGGTTATAAGGATTATAAGAAATCGGGCAAAATAGATAAATTGCCTAAAATGTGCGGATTCCAGGCGGAAGGCGCTGCGCCAATCGTCAATAAAATGGTGATTGATGACCCCCAAACTATTGCTACCGCGATTAAAATAGGGAACCCCGCGAGCTGGAAACAGGCTGAAAAAGCGCGTGACGAATCGGGTGGTTTAATTGATGATGTGTCGGACGATGAGATTTTGCAGGCTTATAAGTTATTGGCAAAAACTGAAGGTGTTTTTGTTGAACCCGCCTCAGCGGCCTCAGTTGCGGGGATGATAAAACTAAATAAAAAAGGAATTTTTAAAAAAAATGATAAGGTGGTGTGCATACTTACCGGCCATGGATTAAAAGACCCTCAAAGGGCGATTTCCTCAATTAAAAAGCCGGTTTTAGCAGACGCGAACATAACCTCTCTTAAAAAGGTGTTGGGATATTAATGAAAAATCAAAAGTCAAAAGCCAAAAGTCAAAATTTAGATAATGAAGTAAAATACATAATAATTGTAGGTGACGGAATGGCGGATTATCCGCAGGCTAAGCTTGGGAACAAGACCCTGCTTGAAGC
It includes:
- the thrC gene encoding threonine synthase → MSFRWPGIIEKFREFLPVTEKTPVVTLLEGNTPLIEAWNLVNLLNANFKLFLKYEGLNPTGSFKDRGMTLAISKAKEKGMKSVICASTGNTSASAAAYAGRAGLESVVLIPHGAVAMGKLAQALIHGAKVVEIRGNFDDALKLVKEMSEKYPIELVNSLNPFRIEGQKTGAYEICDVLETAPDYHCIPVGNAGNITAYWKGYKDYKKSGKIDKLPKMCGFQAEGAAPIVNKMVIDDPQTIATAIKIGNPASWKQAEKARDESGGLIDDVSDDEILQAYKLLAKTEGVFVEPASAASVAGMIKLNKKGIFKKNDKVVCILTGHGLKDPQRAISSIKKPVLADANITSLKKVLGY